The window TCAACCAAATCCCACCTTCCGACAGAGACGGGACGACATCGACATGCCGCGCTGAAACTTGTGCCCGTAGTGTGCTCGTCAAAGCATCGGGCTGCTTAGCGGGAATGAAGACGCAAAACGACGACCAGGTACGTTCTGCGGTGAGTCCTCGATGTTGAAGATCGTTTGCTTCGACCCATTTGCCCTCAACTTTTGCGAATTGCCGCCGCACGATATCGAACTTCACCCCAACCCCGCTGAAGATATTTCCAAGAACCGCTTCTCGTGTTCGCATTTGCGAATCTCAGGACATCTATTTTTACCGTTGACACCGCCGGGAAGATAGCGGTCGGGCAAGGAGCCGCGCGGGGCGAAACCGCGCAAGCTCGCGACCCTTGGCGGCAGCGACGATCTCAGGAATCAGTATTTGCTCGCCATTGTGACCGATTGTGCGATCGGACCGATCGGCCCCTTTTCTGCCGATGCGAAGGCCGCGTTGAATGGGCGATAAGTCACCTATTCTGGGGCCACATGCGAGATCGCCATCGAGCACCTCACAGTAAGAAACCTCGCGTTGAGGTGAGTATTGAGGTTTTAGAAAAGTGCCTCGACAGGCTGGCGCTGGTGATTGACCGCGCTGGCAAACGTGGGGCTGTGTACCTGCCGATATACGAGCGCATTGAAGCTGAACTGGACGCACTCAGAGCCAAGGAGGAGCGCATGGAGCGCGCGCGCCAACGTCTCAAATGATTGCCGGGTCGAACGGAAAGACGATCTTCATCATTTCTTCCTGATACAGTTTCAGCGAACCACCGGACCCGTATTTGGGCCTGTCGACGCTGTGTCCCATGAGGATGTTGCGAAGCTCGTCGTCTATCCTAGCCTCCTTCATGCGATCCTCGAAGGTGTGGCGGAGCGAATAGATGACGTGCTCCTTCGTCGGGAACAGTTTGTTCTCTCGGAAGAACTTCCCCGCCGCACTTGAGAAATTATTCTCATTCTCCTTGTAGCTCGGGAATCCATTCGGGAATTTCTTCATCACTTCGAGCGCAACGCCGACGAGCGGAATGCGTCGAATCGACGACACGGTCTTGATCTCACGCGGGTCTTCAGGGTCAAACCTCGGTTCGACTAGAATGTGCGGAACGACGTCGCCGAGCTTGATGACCTCCTTATGCAGATTGCAAATCTCGCCGCCGCGCGCGCCCGTCTCGCTGAGCACCAACACGATGCCGCGAGCTTCAGGGTTCATGCCGGCGAGCGCGCCCGGCTTCAGTATCTTGTCACGCACCCACTCGATGGGGAAAGGCGGGCGCGACCGCTTGAACTTTTCACTAAAGGTGAGGCCATTGAATGGGTTTTGCCTATCGATGTCTCCGATGTGCTTGAAGTATTCTTCATAGAGAATCCTCATGTCGCCCATGCGGCGCTTGCCCAAGGATACAGATTTCTTTTTGCCGCCGTCTGTCGGGGCGAGGCGCTTGACCCAATGCTGATAGAATTGCCGAGCGTGATCTCGCATGATATCGATCATCGCCAGATCACCGACCACGGCGATGAATGAACTCACGGCGAGCTTCTTGACCTTCTTCCATTGTTCCCTTTGCTTCTCGCTTTTCCCGGCAAGTTCGGCCGCCCTGATCTCGTTGCAGAAGATGTCGAACACCTCCGACACCTTGACCTTTGGCTGCTCAATGCCGCCGAGTACGGCGGTCTCCACCGCTACTGGCGTACGGAGGTCGCTGATGGACGAAATTCTTCGGAGTAAGTCATCGAGCGGAAGGTTCGCGACCTCGTTGGCGGGCTTGTATGTGAACCCCAGTGCCTCGGCGCGGGCTCGCGCCACCTGATAGGCGGCGAGCGCCTTCGCGGTGTCGCCATCGGTGAGTAGCGCCCCCCAATATTCGCGATCCGCCTGTTCAAGGAGATCGCGCTTCGCGCGCGCCTCGGCGAGATCGTCTGTTTTGAGCGAGTGCCGGATAAACGGCGCACGGTCGTCCAAGTGCTCGACTGACCTCGGAACGCGTCTCCAGTAATAGTAGAGCCCATCGCGCAGGAGCAAAAAGCGATCCTGCTTCCGTTGCCGTACCACCGCCACTTCCCCGGCCTGTATCACAAAATGTTTCCCGTTTTGTATCACAAATTCCGGCAAAATCAAGTGCGTGGCGGAGGTGAGTTTTCAGCTTTTCTTTATTTTTCAGATAGTTAGGAGTGATGATTGAGGTGATTTTTTGGTGCGCTCGGAGGGACTCGAACCCCCACCCTGTTACGGACTGCCACCTCAAGGCAGCGCGTCTACCAATTCCGCCACGAGCGCTAAAGAAACCGGCTGGCTTGCGCCAAGCCGGATCAACCGGCGCCGATGTAACAAATCAATGATGGGGGGACAAGGCCTGCCGGCCTCTCCGCGCAACCTATCTGTGGTCGGCGGTCCGCGGCAACATTTGCTTGACTTCGACCGCGATGCGGTTGCGGTTCACCATCACCATGCCAGAGGCGACCGGCAGGTTGTTGGCGAGGATTTTGACCTCGTCCTGCTCGGTGGCATCCAGCTCGATGATGGCGCCACGGCTGAGCCGCATCACCTGATGCACCGGCATCGACGTGGTCCCGAGGACCACCATGATATCGACCGTAATTTTATCAAGGGTTGGCACAGGGCACCCGCAGTCACACATGCAAGATTGCAGTAGGTTCGACATCACCACCTTATGGTTAGCCAATGGTTAATGACCGCCAAACCCTCGATTTGAAGCCATTTTCGCAACGCCAGGATGGCCCCGCCGTGGAATGGCGGGTCTCCGACGCCCCGATTCCCTACCCCGAGGCCGTGGCCGTGATGGAATCGCGGGCCGGAGCGATCGCGGACCGCCAGGCCCCGGAACTGGTCTGGCTGCTGGAGCATCCGCCGCTCTATACCTCCGGCACCTCGGGCAAGGCCGGCGACCTGCTGGAGGCCCGGTTCCCGTTGTTCGAGACCGGCCGCGGCGGCCAGATCACCTATCACGGCCCCGGCCAGCGCGTGGCCTATGTGATGCTCGACCTCAAGGAGCGCCGGCCCGACGTGCGGGCTTATGTCGCCGGGCTGGAAGAATGGATCATCCGCACCCTGGCCGCCTTCAACGTCAAGGGCGAGCGGCGCGAAGACCGGGTCGGCGTCTGGGTCGCCCGTCCCGACAAGGGCGTGGGTTTTGAGGACAAGATCGCCGCCATCGGCGTGCGATTGCGCCGCTGGGTCTCGTTCCACGGCATTTCCGTCAACGTGGAACCCGACCTCAGCCATTTTTCGGCGATCGTGCCCTGCGGCGTGGTCGATCCCCGTTACGGCGTCACCAGCCTGGTCGATCTCGGCCTGCCCGTGACCATGGCCGATGTCGATGTCGCGCTCCGGCAGGCCTTTGCCGAGGTGTTTGGCGCGGAGCAACGGTTGCCGGAAACAGCCTGAGGCCGCGTCAGAGCGTCGGGAGCACCGAGAAGCTCTCGCCGGCCTCGCGCAGGTTCAGCGCGTCCGCGTTGACCGCATGCACATCGACCGCCTCGACCCGCGCCGCCGTTGGCCCGCGCCGGCAGAGCGTGATCATTTGCTCGACAATATCCACCGGCCCCGCGAACAGCGCCTCGACGCTGCCATCGCGGCGGTTGCGCACCCAGCCATGGAGGCCGAGCGCCTTCGCGGTATCCTCCACCCAGGCGCGATAGCCGACGCCCTGCACGCGGCCGCGGATTGTCACCTGCCGGATCGCCTCGATCATCTATTTCTTCAGCCCGAGAAAATCGGCGCTGCGCTGCTTCACGAGAGCGGCGCGCGTCACCCAATCCATCAAATCCGACGTGGCGAGGCCCGGCAAGTCCCGGGGCGAGGCACCTTCGCGGATCGCCTTCAGGGTCGCGAACACCGCCTGCGTCGCCGCGGCGATCGGCGCGTGGCCCTGCACCGCGATGCGGACGCGCTGGTTGGCGAGAAAATCCCAGTCGGTCATCTCCTCGGTCGCTCCGCCCAGCACGATCGGCAGCATGGTCGCGGCAGCGATCGCTTCGAGATCGGCCCGCGTCTTGACGCCGGTGAACATCAGCGCATCGACACCCAGGGCTTCATAGGCCCGCGCCCGCACGATCGCATCATCGACCGACGTGATCGATGCCGCGCCGGTGCGGCCGACGATGACCAAAGCGGAATCCCTGCGCGCATCCAGAGCCGCCTTGACCTTGCCGATCCCTTCGTCGTGTGAAATCAGCTGCGGTTTTGCTTCGCCGAATGCGGACGGCAGCAGCGTATCTTCGATGGTCAGGCCGGCGGCGCCCGCCATTTCCAGCTCCTGCACGGTGCGGCGGACATTCATCGCATTGCCATAGCCATGATCGGCATCGACCAGCACCGGCAATGCCGCCGCGCGCGACATCCGCCGCATCTGCTCGGCGAGTTCGCTCAATGTGATCAGGGCAATGTCGGGATCGCCGAGCACCGCGAGCGAGGCCGCCGAGCCGCCGAACATGCCGACCTCGAAGCCGACGTCATCGGCGATGCGCACCGAAATCGCGTCATAGACCGAACCCGGCCGCAGGCATTGCGATCCCGACAGGATCGCGCGCAGCGCTTCGCGGCGGGTGCGAAACGTCATCAGGCGAATTCGAGGATCAGCGCGTCCACCGCCAGCGTTGCGCCGGCCGTGGCGTGGATCTTCTTGACCACGCCGTCGCGTTCGGCGCGCAGCACGTTCTGCATCTTCATCGCCTCCACCACCGCCAGCGTTTCGCCGGCCTTGACGTCCTGGCCTTCGGTAACGGCGATAGATACCACCAGACCCGGCATCGGGCACAGCAGCTTCTTGCCGGTGTCGGCCTTGATGCCCACCGGCATCAAGCGCGCGGCAGCCGCTTCGGTCTCGGTAAAGACGTTGACCGCAACTTCAAAACCCTGATGCGCGAGCCGGATGCCGTTGGCGGTCAGGCGCACCTGCATCGCCACAATGTGGCCGTCGATGGCGCCTTCCCAGACCGGGGTGCCCGGCGTCCAGGGCGACACCAGCTGATGCGGATTGCCGACGCTGCCGTCGGCGGCAACGAAGCGGACCGAAACGCCGTCGCCTTCACGGGCGACGTCGAGCGCGACCTCGTCACGCTCCAGCCACACCGCGCGGCGGCCGGCGCGGGTCACCGCACGGCCGGTCAGCTGGCCGGAAATCTGCCGCTTGCGCTCGCCAATGACGTGGTCGATCGCGGCGGCCACCGCGGCGATGCGGCGCGCGATTTCGCCGTCCGGCGGACGCGCAGCAAAGCCTTTCGGGAATTCCTCGGCGATGAAGCCGGTGGAGAGATTGCCCTCGCGCCAGCGCGGATGATTCATCAGCGCGGAGAGGAACGGAATGTTGTGGCGGATGCCGTCGATGTAGAACGCATCGAGCGCATGGGCCTGCGCCTGGATGGCGGCAGCGCGCGACGGCGCATGCGTCACCAGCTTGGCGATCATCGGATCGTAATAGATCGAGATCTCGCCTCCCTCCTGCACGCCGGTGTCGTTGCGCACGGTGATGCCATCGACGCTGCTTTCCGCCGGCGGACGATATTTCACCAGGCGCCCGATCGACGGCAGGAAATTGCGGAATGGATCCTCGGCATAAACGCGGGACTCCACGGCCCAGCCGGTCAGCGTGACGTCCTTCTGTGCCAGCGCCAGCTTCTCGCCGGCGGCAACGCGGATCATCTGCTCGACCAGATCGACGCCGGTGATCAGTTCGGTGACGGGATGCTCGACCTGCAGCCGCGTGTTCATCTCGAGGAAGTAAAAGCTCTTGTCCTGCGCGGCGACGAATTCCACCGTGCCGGCGGAGTCGTAATTCACCGCCTTGGCCAATGCCACGGCCTGCTCGCCCATCTTGCGGCGGGTGGTCTCGTCGAGCAGCGGGCTCGGGGCTTCCTCGATCACCTTCTGATTGCGGCGCTGGATCGAGCATTCGCGCTCGCCGAGATAGATGACGTTGCCGTGCTTGTCGCCGAGCACCTGGATTTCGATGTGGCGGGGATCGACGATGAATTTTTCGATGAAGACGCGGTCGTCGCCGAACGACGACTTCGCTTCCGCCTTGGCGAGGTTGAATCCTTCCGCAACTTCCGAGGTCGAATAGGCGATGCGCATGCCCTTGCCACCGCCGCCGGCGGAAGCCTTGATCATCACGGGATAGCCGATCTCATCGGCGATCTTGACCGCATGCTTTTCGTCTTCGATCACGCCGAGATGGCCGGGCACGGTGGAGACCTTGGCCTTCGCGGCCGCCTTCTTGGATTCGATCTTGTCGCCCATCGCAGCGATGGCGCCGGGATTGGGACCGATGAAGACAATGCCCGCCGCCTGTAGCGCGCGCGGAAACGATTCGCGCTCCGACAGGAAGCCGTAGCCGGGATGCACCGCCTCGGCGCCGGTCTTCTTGCAGGCCTCGACGATCTTCTCGATCAGCAGATAGCTTTCCGAGGCCGCCGGCGGCCCGATCAGGACGGCCTCATCGGCCATCTCGACATGCAGCGCGTCGCGGTCCGCTTCGGAATACACGGCGACCGTCTGGATGCCCATGCGGCGGGCCGATTTGATGACCCGGCAGGCGATCTCGCCGCGATTGGCGATCAAAATACGTTTGAACATGAGCTATTTACTTACAATCTTGGGGCGGGGTCCGGCCGAGCGGGCCGGCGGCGCAATCTGGCATGCGGAGGCGGTTGTAACAATTCTGTCGCCAAGAAAAACTACAGAAGGCCCATGGGCCGGGAGGCCCGAATTCGCTCGAAATGGGGATTTTCATGCGCTGCGCCATCGCAATCTTGTCTGTTGGGCTGACCGCTCTATCTGCCGCCACGGCTTTCGCCCAAAACAGCCCTCCCCGCAACCTGATTTTGTTCGTTCCGGACGGCCTGCGGGCCCTCAAGGTCACCCCGGAAACCGCGCCGGCCATGGCCGCGCTGCGCGACAAGGGCGTCAATTTCAGGAATTCGCACTCGCTGTTCCCGACCTTCACCATGGCCAACGCCTCGGGCATGTCCACCGGGCACTATCTCGGCGACACCGGAACCTTCAGCAATTCGATCTACACGGGTCATCCCACGCCGGTGCAGAACGGCAGCGTGATCCCGTTCATCGAGCACGACCAGGTGCTCGGCGACCTCGACGAGCAATTCAACGGCGATTACCTCAACGAAGAGACCCTGCTGAAAGCCGCGCGCGGCGCCGGCTTCAGCACCGCTGCGCTCGGCAAGGTCGGCCCGACGCTGTTGTTCGACCACACCGAGCGCACCGGCACCAAGAGCATCATCCTCGACGACCAGACCGGCGCGGTCGACAAGGACGGCAAGCTGATCGGCATTCCCCTCTCCGACGAAATCAAGGCCGCCCTCACCGCCGCCAGCATGCCGCTGGCGACGCCAGGGCGTGGCGACAACGGCAAGGCCGGCGACGCCAAGACGCCCGGCACCGTGGTTGCCAATATCGCGCAGCAGGGCTATCTCGCCGACGTCGCCACCAAGGTGGTGCTGCCGATGTTCAAGGCGCGCAACAAGCCGTTCGTGCTGGTGTTCTGGGCCCGCGATCCCGACGGCAGCCAGCACAACACCGGCGACAGCCTCAACACCATCACGCCCGGCATCAACGGCCCGACCTCGATGGCCGCCATCAAGAACACCGACAACAACCTCGCGCAATTGCGCAAGGCGCTGGACGATCTCGGCCTCGCTGCCACCACCAACATCATCGTCTCCGCCGACCACGGCTTCTCGACGATCTCCAAGGAGAGCAAGACCAGCACCACGATCAAAGGCACCTACCCCGACACGCCCGCCGGCTTCCTGCCGCTCGGCTTCTTCGCCATCGATCTTTCGAAGGCGCTCGACCTGCCGCTGTTCGATCCCAACAGCAAGAACGCCGCCGTCGGCGACAACGACTATCCGAAGGCCGGCAACGCCCTGCTCGGCAAGGACCCGACCAAGCCGGAGCTGATCGTCGCCACCAATGGCGGCTCCAACCTGATCTATCTGCCGACCAGGGATAAGGCGCTGGCGGCACGCACCGTGAAGGCGCTGCTGGCGCAGGACTATGTCAGCGGCATCTTCGTCGAGGATGCGCTCGGCAAGTTTCCCGGCGCGCTGCCGCTATCGTCGATCAATCTCACCGGCAAGGCCATCACGCCGCACCCGGCCATCGTCGTCAGCTTCCGCTCCTATTCCGCAGGCTGCGACCAGCCGACGGCCTGTTCGGTGGAGGTCGCCGACACCATCCTGCGTCAGGGCCAGGGCATGCATGGTAGCTTCGGCCGCGGCGACACCATGAACTTCATGGCCGCGATCGGACCGGACTTCAAAGCCGGCTACGTCGATGCATTGCCAGTCAGCAACGCCGACGTCGGCATCACCGCCGCCAAACTGCTCGGCCTCACCCGCAAGGCCAATGGCAACCTGATCGGCCGCGTCATGACCGAAGCGATGCCGAACGGCGCCACGCCCAAGGCGGTCTCCGACACCATGAGCTCGAAGCCCGACGCCCAGGGCCTGCGCACCGTGCTGCAATTCCAGCGCGTGCTGAAGCAGCGTTACTTCGACGTCGCGGGCTTCCCCGGCCGTACCGTCGGGCTCGACGCGAAGAAGTGACAACAAAAAACGGCGGGGAAATCCCCCGCCGCCTGCAAACTCTGGCGTGTTCGGCCGGCTTACATGCCGATGTCGAACACGTTGGGCAGCGTGGCCAGCGGCAGCGTCGCGGCGCCGACGATGGTGGCGACCAAGGTCATCAAGGTGCGATTGCTGACGCGCTTGCCGCGCATCATGCTGGCGATCCATTCCAGCACTTCGATGTTGACGCCGACGGCGCGGGTCGGCGCCCAGCTCTCGATCGCGGTATCCGGCGACAGCGCCACAGTGCGCGACGGCACAGGAAGCCCGGACGCGGAGGCGGCGTGATGCACGACGGCCTTGGCAAACAGATCGTCGAAACGGCCGCCATCGCTGCGCTCGGCTGCGGCATCGTTGATGGCGAACAAGGCTTCGGCCTCGGCGCGGCTGACGGGCTGGCTTTCGACACCGGCGGCGGTGAGGATGCGCGCGCACCAGGCGGCGTCGTCGGCATCAAGCGCGCGGGAAAAATGGATACGA is drawn from Nitrobacteraceae bacterium AZCC 2146 and contains these coding sequences:
- a CDS encoding hypothetical protein (product_source=Hypo-rule applied), which translates into the protein MRTREAVLGNIFSGVGVKFDIVRRQFAKVEGKWVEANDLQHRGLTAERTWSSFCVFIPAKQPDALTSTLRAQVSARHVDVVPSLSEGGIWLMGAYYQLEDVLPRLAL
- a CDS encoding hypothetical protein (product_source=Hypo-rule applied); translation: MSIEVLEKCLDRLALVIDRAGKRGAVYLPIYERIEAELDALRAKEERMERARQRLK
- a CDS encoding integrase (product_source=COG0582; cath_funfam=1.10.443.10; cog=COG0582; superfamily=56349) — its product is MIQAGEVAVVRQRKQDRFLLLRDGLYYYWRRVPRSVEHLDDRAPFIRHSLKTDDLAEARAKRDLLEQADREYWGALLTDGDTAKALAAYQVARARAEALGFTYKPANEVANLPLDDLLRRISSISDLRTPVAVETAVLGGIEQPKVKVSEVFDIFCNEIRAAELAGKSEKQREQWKKVKKLAVSSFIAVVGDLAMIDIMRDHARQFYQHWVKRLAPTDGGKKKSVSLGKRRMGDMRILYEEYFKHIGDIDRQNPFNGLTFSEKFKRSRPPFPIEWVRDKILKPGALAGMNPEARGIVLVLSETGARGGEICNLHKEVIKLGDVVPHILVEPRFDPEDPREIKTVSSIRRIPLVGVALEVMKKFPNGFPSYKENENNFSSAAGKFFRENKLFPTKEHVIYSLRHTFEDRMKEARIDDELRNILMGHSVDRPKYGSGGSLKLYQEEMMKIVFPFDPAII
- a CDS encoding flagellar motor switch protein FliN/FliY (product_source=KO:K02417; cath_funfam=2.30.330.10; cog=COG1886; ko=KO:K02417; pfam=PF01052; superfamily=101801; tigrfam=TIGR02480) is translated as MSNLLQSCMCDCGCPVPTLDKITVDIMVVLGTTSMPVHQVMRLSRGAIIELDATEQDEVKILANNLPVASGMVMVNRNRIAVEVKQMLPRTADHR
- a CDS encoding lipoyl(octanoyl) transferase (product_source=KO:K03801; cath_funfam=3.30.930.10; cog=COG0321; ko=KO:K03801; superfamily=55681; tigrfam=TIGR00214) — its product is MVNDRQTLDLKPFSQRQDGPAVEWRVSDAPIPYPEAVAVMESRAGAIADRQAPELVWLLEHPPLYTSGTSGKAGDLLEARFPLFETGRGGQITYHGPGQRVAYVMLDLKERRPDVRAYVAGLEEWIIRTLAAFNVKGERREDRVGVWVARPDKGVGFEDKIAAIGVRLRRWVSFHGISVNVEPDLSHFSAIVPCGVVDPRYGVTSLVDLGLPVTMADVDVALRQAFAEVFGAEQRLPETA
- a CDS encoding acylphosphatase (product_source=KO:K01512; cath_funfam=3.30.70.100; cog=COG1254; ko=KO:K01512; pfam=PF00708; superfamily=54975), which encodes MIEAIRQVTIRGRVQGVGYRAWVEDTAKALGLHGWVRNRRDGSVEALFAGPVDIVEQMITLCRRGPTAARVEAVDVHAVNADALNLREAGESFSVLPTL
- a CDS encoding carboxyvinyl-carboxyphosphonate phosphorylmutase (product_source=KO:K01003; cath_funfam=3.20.20.60; cog=COG2513; ko=KO:K01003; pfam=PF13714; superfamily=51621), which gives rise to MTFRTRREALRAILSGSQCLRPGSVYDAISVRIADDVGFEVGMFGGSAASLAVLGDPDIALITLSELAEQMRRMSRAAALPVLVDADHGYGNAMNVRRTVQELEMAGAAGLTIEDTLLPSAFGEAKPQLISHDEGIGKVKAALDARRDSALVIVGRTGAASITSVDDAIVRARAYEALGVDALMFTGVKTRADLEAIAAATMLPIVLGGATEEMTDWDFLANQRVRIAVQGHAPIAAATQAVFATLKAIREGASPRDLPGLATSDLMDWVTRAALVKQRSADFLGLKK
- a CDS encoding propionyl-CoA carboxylase alpha chain (product_source=KO:K01965; cath_funfam=2.40.50.100,3.30.470.20; cog=COG4770; ko=KO:K01965; pfam=PF00289,PF00364,PF02785,PF02786,PF18140; smart=SM00878; superfamily=51230,52440,56059; tigrfam=TIGR00514), which gives rise to MFKRILIANRGEIACRVIKSARRMGIQTVAVYSEADRDALHVEMADEAVLIGPPAASESYLLIEKIVEACKKTGAEAVHPGYGFLSERESFPRALQAAGIVFIGPNPGAIAAMGDKIESKKAAAKAKVSTVPGHLGVIEDEKHAVKIADEIGYPVMIKASAGGGGKGMRIAYSTSEVAEGFNLAKAEAKSSFGDDRVFIEKFIVDPRHIEIQVLGDKHGNVIYLGERECSIQRRNQKVIEEAPSPLLDETTRRKMGEQAVALAKAVNYDSAGTVEFVAAQDKSFYFLEMNTRLQVEHPVTELITGVDLVEQMIRVAAGEKLALAQKDVTLTGWAVESRVYAEDPFRNFLPSIGRLVKYRPPAESSVDGITVRNDTGVQEGGEISIYYDPMIAKLVTHAPSRAAAIQAQAHALDAFYIDGIRHNIPFLSALMNHPRWREGNLSTGFIAEEFPKGFAARPPDGEIARRIAAVAAAIDHVIGERKRQISGQLTGRAVTRAGRRAVWLERDEVALDVAREGDGVSVRFVAADGSVGNPHQLVSPWTPGTPVWEGAIDGHIVAMQVRLTANGIRLAHQGFEVAVNVFTETEAAAARLMPVGIKADTGKKLLCPMPGLVVSIAVTEGQDVKAGETLAVVEAMKMQNVLRAERDGVVKKIHATAGATLAVDALILEFA
- a CDS encoding hypothetical protein (product_source=Hypo-rule applied; cath_funfam=3.40.720.10; cleavage_site_network=SignalP-noTM; pfam=PF01663; superfamily=53649) — its product is MRCAIAILSVGLTALSAATAFAQNSPPRNLILFVPDGLRALKVTPETAPAMAALRDKGVNFRNSHSLFPTFTMANASGMSTGHYLGDTGTFSNSIYTGHPTPVQNGSVIPFIEHDQVLGDLDEQFNGDYLNEETLLKAARGAGFSTAALGKVGPTLLFDHTERTGTKSIILDDQTGAVDKDGKLIGIPLSDEIKAALTAASMPLATPGRGDNGKAGDAKTPGTVVANIAQQGYLADVATKVVLPMFKARNKPFVLVFWARDPDGSQHNTGDSLNTITPGINGPTSMAAIKNTDNNLAQLRKALDDLGLAATTNIIVSADHGFSTISKESKTSTTIKGTYPDTPAGFLPLGFFAIDLSKALDLPLFDPNSKNAAVGDNDYPKAGNALLGKDPTKPELIVATNGGSNLIYLPTRDKALAARTVKALLAQDYVSGIFVEDALGKFPGALPLSSINLTGKAITPHPAIVVSFRSYSAGCDQPTACSVEVADTILRQGQGMHGSFGRGDTMNFMAAIGPDFKAGYVDALPVSNADVGITAAKLLGLTRKANGNLIGRVMTEAMPNGATPKAVSDTMSSKPDAQGLRTVLQFQRVLKQRYFDVAGFPGRTVGLDAKK
- a CDS encoding hypothetical protein (product_source=Hypo-rule applied; superfamily=54427; transmembrane_helix_parts=Inside_1_164,TMhelix_165_187,Outside_188_191), which gives rise to MSSAAVADLVGAIETSEIVDRRAAAQALAIVRDGVITGEGPTTKGRIHFSRALDADDAAWCARILTAAGVESQPVSRAEAEALFAINDAAAERSDGGRFDDLFAKAVVHHAASASGLPVPSRTVALSPDTAIESWAPTRAVGVNIEVLEWIASMMRGKRVSNRTLMTLVATIVGAATLPLATLPNVFDIGM